In the Peromyscus maniculatus bairdii isolate BWxNUB_F1_BW_parent chromosome 20, HU_Pman_BW_mat_3.1, whole genome shotgun sequence genome, one interval contains:
- the Mcrs1 gene encoding microspherule protein 1 — MDKDSQGLLDSSLMASGTASRSEDEESLAGQKRASSQALGTIPKRRSSSRFIKRKKFDDELVESSLAKSSTRVKGASGVESGRCSGSEPSSSEKKKVSKAPSTPVPPSPAPAPGLAKRVKKSKQPLQVTKDLGRWKPADDLLLINAVLQTNDLTSVHLGVKFSCRFTLREVQERWYALLYDPVISKLACQAMRQLHPEAIAAIQSKALFSKAEEQLLSKVGSTSQPTLETFQDLLHRHPDAFYLARTAKSLQAHWQLMKQYYLLEDQTVQPLPKGDQVLNFSDAEDLIDDSKLKDMRDEVLEHELTVADRRQKREIRQLEQELHKWQVLVDSITGMSSPDFDSQTLAVLRGRMVRYLMRSREITLGRATKDNQIDVDLSLEGPAWKISRKQGVIKLKNNGDFFIANEGRRPIYIDGRPVLCGSKWRLSNNSVVEIASLRFVFLINQDLIALIRAEAAKITPQ, encoded by the exons ATGGACAAAG atTCCCAGGGGCTGCTAGATTCATCCCTGATGGCATCAGGCACCGCCAGCCGTTCAGAGGATGAAGAGTCCCTGGCGGGGCAGAAGCGAGCCTCCTCCCAGGCCCTGGGCACTATCCCTAAACGGAGAAGCTCTTCCAG GTtcatcaaaaggaaaaaatttgATGATGAGCTGGTAGAGAGCAGCCTGGCCAAATCCTCTACCCGGGTGAAGGGAGCCAGTGGAGTGGAATCAGGCCGCTGTTCGGGGAGCGAGCCCTCCTCTAGTGAGAAGAAGAAG GTGTCCAAGGCCCCCAGCACCCCTGTGCCGCCCAGCCCCGCCCCAGCCCCTGGACTCGCCAAGCGTGTGAAGAAAAGCAAACAGCCGCTTCAGGTGACGAAGGACCTGGGCCGGTGGAAGCCCGCAGATGACCTCCTACTCATCAATGCCGTGCTGCAG ACCAATGACCTGACGTCCGTCCACCTGGGTGTGAAGTTCAGCTGCCGCTTCACCCTCCGCGAAGTTCAAGAGCGTTGGTACGCCCTGCTCTACGACCCTGTCATCTCCAA GCTGGCTTGCCAGGCCATGAGGCAACTGCACCCAGAAGCCATTGCAGCCATTCAGAGCAAGGCCCTGTTCAGCAAGGCTGAGGAGCAGCTGCTGAGCAAAGTAGGATCG ACCAGCCAGCCCACCTTGGAGACCTTCCAGGACTTGTTGCACAGACACCCTGATGCCTTCTACCTGGCGCGTACGGCCAAGTCTCTGCAGGCCCACTGGCAGCTCATGAAGCAGTATTACCTACTCGAGGATCAGACAG TGCAGCCGCTGCCTAAGGGGGACCAAGTGCTAAACTTCTCTGACGCAGAGGACCTGATTGACGACAGTAAGCTCAA GGACATGCGAGATGAAGTCCTGGAGCATG AGCTGACGGTGGCTGACCGGCGCCAGAAACGGGAGATCcggcagctggagcaggagctgcaTAAGTGGCAGGTGCTAGTGGACAGCATCACAG GCATGAGCTCTCCAGACTTCGACAGCCAGACTCTGGCAGTGTTGCGGGGCCGCATGGTGCGCTACCTGATGCGCTCTCGTGAG ATCACGCTGGGCAGAGCAACCAAGGACAACCAGATCGACGTGGACCTGTCTCTAGAAGGTCCAGCCTGGAAGATCTCCCGAAAGCAAG GTGTCATCAAGCTGAAAAACAATGGTGACTTCTTCATTGCCAATGAGGGCCGGCGGCCCATCTATATTGATGGCCGGCCTGTGCTGTGTGGCTCCAAGTGGCGGCTTAGCAACAACTCTGTGGTGGAG aTCGCCAGCCTGCGATTCGTCTTCCTCATCAACCAGGACCTCATCGCCCTCATCCGGGCTGAGGCTGCCAAAATCACACCACAGTGA